From a region of the Candidatus Hydrogenedentota bacterium genome:
- the rplR gene encoding 50S ribosomal protein L18: MAKKTTVTKVMLERRKRRIRLRLSGTPEQPRLRVTRSTKHIYAQIIDDTSGTTLAAASSVALKIAGGNIEAAKQVGKSLAQQAMEKNIAKVCFDRGGRLYHGRVKALADAARETGLQF; this comes from the coding sequence ATGGCCAAGAAGACGACGGTAACGAAAGTGATGCTGGAACGGCGGAAGCGCCGCATCCGCCTGCGGCTTTCGGGCACGCCCGAGCAGCCCCGGCTGCGGGTGACCCGCTCGACGAAGCACATTTACGCACAGATCATTGACGATACGAGTGGCACGACGCTGGCGGCGGCCTCCTCGGTGGCGCTGAAGATTGCGGGGGGCAACATCGAGGCCGCGAAGCAGGTTGGGAAGTCCCTGGCGCAGCAGGCCATGGAGAAGAATATCGCAAAAGTCTGTTTTGACCGGGGCGGACGCCTCTATCACGGCCGAGTAAAGGCGCTGGCCGACGCAGCGCGCGAAACGGGCCTTCAATTCTAG
- the rplE gene encoding 50S ribosomal protein L5 gives MPSALKQRYKDSIRGELQKEFEIKNVMQVPEIEKVVVNMGVGEAIGDARLLETAAEQLALITGQCPSVRAARKSISNFKLREGVKIACMVTLRGERMYEFMDRLFNVAMPRVRDFRGVSPKAFDKFGNYTLGIKELTIFPEVDQDKVDRPRGMNITFVVKNSNTADSSRELLRKLGMPFAN, from the coding sequence ATGCCTTCAGCACTCAAGCAACGATATAAAGACAGCATACGCGGGGAACTCCAGAAGGAGTTCGAGATCAAGAACGTGATGCAGGTCCCGGAAATTGAAAAGGTGGTGGTGAACATGGGCGTGGGCGAGGCGATCGGCGACGCGCGGCTTCTTGAGACGGCGGCGGAGCAGCTGGCGCTGATCACGGGCCAGTGCCCGAGCGTCCGGGCGGCGCGGAAGTCGATCTCGAACTTCAAGCTTCGCGAGGGCGTGAAGATCGCGTGCATGGTCACGCTTCGCGGCGAGCGGATGTACGAGTTCATGGACCGGCTTTTCAACGTGGCCATGCCCCGTGTCCGCGACTTCCGCGGCGTATCGCCGAAGGCCTTTGACAAGTTCGGCAACTACACGCTGGGCATCAAGGAGCTGACGATATTCCCGGAAGTGGACCAGGATAAGGTGGACCGCCCCCGCGGGATGAACATAACCTTTGTGGTGAAGAACAGCAATACGGCGGATTCGAGCCGGGAACTGCTGCGTAAACTCGGCATGCCCTTTGCCAACTAG
- the rpmC gene encoding 50S ribosomal protein L29 translates to MKAIELRDKDNETLLKYIRERENDVSSFRMQLATGAVENTRAARSARRDIARIKTILREREIAESKGGK, encoded by the coding sequence GTGAAAGCGATCGAACTTAGAGACAAGGACAACGAGACGTTGTTGAAGTACATCCGCGAGCGCGAGAACGACGTGAGCAGCTTCCGTATGCAGCTGGCGACCGGCGCCGTGGAGAATACGCGCGCGGCCCGGTCCGCGCGGCGCGACATAGCGCGGATCAAGACGATTCTCAGAGAGCGCGAAATTGCCGAATCGAAAGGCGGGAAGTAA
- the rpsQ gene encoding 30S ribosomal protein S17, translated as MSVEPQAVDSGRGRRKERVGFVTSTAMDKTITVSVEGVKYHPLYKKAMKSTKKYKAHDEENTCNVGDLVRIKETRPLSKTKCWRLVEVVKRAD; from the coding sequence ATGAGCGTAGAGCCCCAGGCCGTGGATAGTGGACGCGGACGCCGCAAGGAGCGCGTCGGATTCGTTACGAGCACCGCGATGGACAAGACCATCACCGTATCGGTGGAGGGCGTGAAGTACCACCCGCTCTACAAGAAGGCGATGAAGTCGACGAAGAAGTACAAGGCCCACGACGAAGAGAACACCTGCAACGTCGGCGACCTGGTCCGTATCAAGGAGACCCGCCCGCTGAGCAAGACGAAGTGCTGGCGGCTGGTGGAAGTGGTGAAGCGCGCCGACTGA
- a CDS encoding type Z 30S ribosomal protein S14, giving the protein MAKKSMIAKCKRPPKFKVRAYNRCRACGRPKAFIRKYQICRICFRTLALEGKLPGVTKSSW; this is encoded by the coding sequence GTGGCCAAGAAATCGATGATAGCGAAGTGCAAGCGCCCCCCGAAATTCAAGGTGCGGGCGTACAACCGGTGCCGGGCGTGCGGCCGGCCGAAGGCCTTCATTCGCAAGTACCAGATCTGCCGCATCTGCTTCCGGACGCTGGCCCTCGAGGGCAAGCTGCCGGGTGTGACGAAATCCAGTTGGTAA
- the rplF gene encoding 50S ribosomal protein L6, with the protein MSRVGNLPVPIPDGVTCELRGSTLAVSGPKGKLEQTFQPQIGIEINGGEIVVTRPTEEAQDRAFQGLTRALINNMVVGVSQGYERVLVIEGVGYRASLQGSSLNLLLGYSHPIAVEAPQGVTFAVDGQQTIRISGIDKQQVGQVAANVRAFRKPEPYKGKGIRYQDERVRRKVGKSGSK; encoded by the coding sequence GTGTCACGAGTAGGAAATCTTCCCGTGCCCATCCCCGATGGCGTAACGTGTGAGCTCCGCGGGAGCACGCTGGCGGTATCGGGCCCGAAGGGCAAGCTGGAGCAGACCTTCCAGCCCCAGATCGGCATCGAGATAAACGGCGGCGAGATCGTGGTGACACGCCCGACCGAGGAAGCGCAGGACCGCGCGTTCCAGGGCCTTACGCGGGCGCTGATCAACAACATGGTGGTTGGCGTATCGCAGGGCTACGAGCGGGTGCTTGTGATCGAGGGCGTGGGCTACCGCGCGTCGCTCCAGGGCTCGTCGCTGAACTTGCTGCTTGGCTACAGCCACCCGATCGCGGTGGAGGCCCCGCAGGGCGTCACGTTTGCGGTGGACGGCCAGCAGACGATCCGGATCAGCGGGATCGACAAGCAGCAGGTGGGCCAGGTCGCGGCGAACGTGCGCGCGTTCCGGAAGCCTGAGCCGTACAAGGGCAAGGGCATTCGCTACCAGGACGAGCGCGTACGCCGCAAAGTTGGCAAGTCCGGCTCCAAGTAA
- the rplX gene encoding 50S ribosomal protein L24, producing MNIRKNDTVLVIRGESAGQRGRVLEVQRSKDRVLVEGLNMMKRHTRASSRSQSGGIVEREAPIHISNVMPWCEAINGPSPIVMKTLEDGRRVRTWKATGETLDD from the coding sequence ATGAACATTCGGAAGAACGATACCGTTCTGGTTATCCGCGGCGAGAGCGCGGGCCAGCGGGGGCGCGTGCTCGAAGTGCAGCGGAGCAAGGATCGCGTGCTCGTCGAGGGCCTGAACATGATGAAGCGCCACACCCGGGCGAGTTCCCGGAGCCAGTCCGGCGGGATCGTGGAGCGCGAAGCCCCGATTCACATCTCGAACGTGATGCCGTGGTGCGAGGCGATCAACGGGCCGTCCCCGATTGTCATGAAGACCCTGGAAGACGGCCGCCGGGTCCGCACGTGGAAGGCCACGGGCGAGACCCTGGACGACTAA
- the rpsH gene encoding 30S ribosomal protein S8, which produces MSMSDPIADLLTRVRNAVQARQATVDVPASRLKVEICRVMKEEGYISDYTVVEQPAPGSIRIHLKYARDRRSVVQGLKRVSKPSLRVYVGSQDIKPVCSGLGISILSTSQGVMTGKQARIAKVGGEVLCEVW; this is translated from the coding sequence ATGTCAATGAGTGATCCGATTGCCGATCTGCTTACGCGCGTGCGCAATGCCGTGCAGGCGCGCCAGGCCACGGTCGATGTGCCGGCCTCCCGGTTGAAGGTGGAGATTTGCCGCGTGATGAAGGAGGAGGGCTATATCAGCGACTACACGGTGGTCGAGCAGCCCGCTCCCGGTTCCATCCGCATCCACCTGAAGTATGCGCGCGACCGGCGCTCTGTGGTGCAGGGCCTCAAGCGGGTCAGCAAGCCGAGCCTTCGCGTGTACGTGGGGAGCCAGGACATCAAGCCGGTGTGCAGCGGGCTTGGGATTTCGATCCTGAGCACGTCGCAGGGCGTGATGACGGGCAAGCAGGCGCGGATCGCAAAGGTTGGCGGCGAGGTGCTGTGCGAGGTCTGGTAA
- the rpsE gene encoding 30S ribosomal protein S5 produces the protein MSTDRGNKREKRSREPQEKDSEFIEHVVKIYRVAKVVKGGRRFSFSAIVVVGDGKGRVGAAMGKATEVPNAIRKAIERARKDMIRVPIVNTTVPHETLGESDAAAVMLKPASLGTGIVAGGPVRAVVEAAGYQNILTKSLGSNNATNVVWATLEGLKTLKTAEQIAAMRGREVAEIL, from the coding sequence TTGAGTACTGATCGTGGCAACAAACGGGAAAAGCGCAGTCGCGAACCCCAGGAAAAAGATTCGGAATTCATCGAGCACGTGGTCAAGATTTACCGCGTTGCGAAGGTGGTGAAGGGCGGGCGCCGCTTCAGCTTCAGCGCGATTGTGGTCGTCGGTGACGGCAAGGGCCGCGTGGGCGCCGCCATGGGTAAGGCGACGGAAGTGCCCAACGCGATCCGGAAGGCGATCGAGCGCGCGCGCAAGGACATGATCCGGGTCCCGATCGTGAACACGACTGTACCGCACGAGACGCTTGGCGAATCGGACGCGGCGGCGGTGATGTTGAAGCCGGCCTCCCTGGGCACGGGGATTGTGGCCGGCGGCCCGGTGCGCGCGGTTGTGGAAGCGGCGGGTTACCAGAACATCCTGACGAAGTCGCTCGGTTCGAATAACGCGACGAATGTGGTCTGGGCGACGCTTGAGGGCCTGAAGACCCTTAAGACCGCCGAGCAGATCGCGGCGATGCGCGGTCGCGAAGTGGCCGAGATTCTTTAA
- the rplN gene encoding 50S ribosomal protein L14: MIQIYSRLKVADNSGARQLRVIQVMGGSKRRYAGLGDIITASVREALPNSNIKKGDVVKAVVVRIRQDTQRPDGTTIRFDSNAAVLINANKEPRGTRIFGPVPRELRERGFMRILSLAPEVV, translated from the coding sequence ATGATTCAGATATATTCGCGATTGAAAGTTGCCGATAATTCCGGCGCGCGGCAGCTCCGCGTCATCCAGGTGATGGGCGGTTCCAAGCGGCGCTACGCCGGGCTGGGCGATATCATCACCGCGAGCGTGCGCGAGGCGCTTCCCAACTCCAACATCAAGAAGGGCGACGTCGTGAAGGCGGTGGTGGTGCGTATACGCCAGGACACGCAGCGCCCGGACGGGACGACGATCCGCTTCGATAGTAACGCGGCGGTGCTTATTAACGCGAACAAAGAGCCCCGGGGCACGCGCATCTTCGGGCCGGTTCCGCGCGAGTTGCGCGAGCGCGGCTTCATGCGGATTCTGTCCCTGGCCCCCGAAGTGGTATAG